In Dyadobacter sp. NIV53, a single window of DNA contains:
- a CDS encoding thymidylate synthase, translating into MQQYHDLLRHVLANGVRKTDRTGTGTISVFGYQMRFNLKDGFPLVTTKKVHTKSIIYELLWFLQGDTNIKYLTDNGVSIWNEWADENGDLGPVYGKQWRSWEGPNGKSVDQLQEVLNQLKNSPDSRRIMVSAWNPSELSMMKLQPCHALFQFYVAPPDDSAGETRGKLSCQLYQRSADVFLGVPFNIASYALLTMMIAQECDLDLGDFVWTGGDTHIYSNHLEQVELQLSRELRPLPTMAINPEVKSVFDFKFEDFELLNYNPWPGIKAPVAV; encoded by the coding sequence ATGCAGCAATACCACGATTTGCTCCGGCATGTATTAGCCAATGGAGTTCGTAAAACAGACAGGACAGGAACGGGAACGATCAGTGTTTTTGGTTATCAAATGCGCTTTAACCTGAAAGATGGTTTCCCGTTGGTTACGACTAAAAAAGTACATACGAAATCCATTATTTACGAACTGCTCTGGTTTTTGCAGGGAGACACCAATATCAAATATTTGACAGACAATGGTGTATCGATATGGAATGAATGGGCGGATGAAAACGGAGATCTTGGGCCCGTTTACGGTAAACAATGGAGGAGCTGGGAAGGCCCGAATGGCAAATCAGTTGACCAGTTACAGGAAGTCCTGAATCAGTTAAAAAATTCACCGGATTCACGCCGGATTATGGTTTCAGCCTGGAATCCGTCAGAATTATCAATGATGAAATTGCAGCCTTGTCATGCATTATTTCAGTTTTATGTTGCCCCGCCCGACGATTCTGCAGGAGAAACAAGAGGCAAATTATCGTGTCAGCTTTACCAGCGCAGTGCAGATGTGTTTTTAGGCGTACCTTTTAATATTGCCAGTTATGCATTACTGACCATGATGATCGCACAGGAATGCGACCTTGATCTGGGTGATTTTGTATGGACCGGGGGCGACACGCATATTTACAGCAATCACCTGGAACAGGTAGAATTGCAGTTAAGCCGCGAGTTACGGCCGCTTCCAACTATGGCTATTAATCCGGAAGTTAAAAGCGTCTTCGATTTTAAATTTGAAGATTTCGAATTGCTGAATTATAATCCATGGCCCGGGATCAAGGCGCCGGTGGCCGTTTAA
- a CDS encoding OsmC family protein encodes MKVELVRVNDAFHFEGSGSSEIKVHTDGSPEIGGTNLGVRPMELLLMGLASCSAIDVVLILKKQKQDITDFRVTADGDRTEEEGTKRSPFRNIHLTFKFVGNQLDEKKIDRAIALSMEKYCSATAQLEALATITHSVEIATV; translated from the coding sequence ATGAAAGTAGAACTTGTGCGCGTTAATGACGCTTTTCATTTTGAAGGAAGCGGTTCATCAGAAATCAAAGTACATACCGACGGATCGCCGGAAATTGGTGGTACAAATCTGGGAGTAAGGCCAATGGAATTGCTGTTAATGGGGCTTGCAAGCTGTAGTGCGATTGACGTGGTTCTTATTTTGAAAAAACAAAAACAGGACATTACTGATTTTCGGGTAACAGCGGATGGTGATCGTACGGAAGAAGAAGGTACCAAGCGCTCACCATTCAGAAATATCCACCTGACCTTCAAATTTGTAGGAAATCAGCTCGACGAGAAAAAAATTGACCGTGCCATTGCTCTTTCTATGGAAAAATATTGCTCGGCAACTGCTCAACTGGAAGCTTTGGCGACCATTACACACAGCGTAGAAATCGCAACTGTTTAA
- a CDS encoding 4a-hydroxytetrahydrobiopterin dehydratase, whose amino-acid sequence MWKEEDNKLKRSFTFGDFKEAFAFMTKVAQTVDKMDHHPFWSNTYNKVNFELNTHDAGDKVTEKDRKLAAAIDQIFEQK is encoded by the coding sequence ATGTGGAAAGAAGAAGATAATAAATTAAAGCGCAGTTTTACATTCGGCGATTTTAAAGAAGCATTCGCTTTTATGACGAAAGTGGCCCAAACTGTTGACAAGATGGATCATCATCCGTTTTGGAGCAATACCTACAACAAAGTTAATTTTGAGTTGAATACCCATGACGCCGGTGACAAAGTGACTGAAAAAGACAGAAAACTGGCCGCTGCTATTGATCAGATTTTTGAACAAAAATGA
- a CDS encoding DUF4105 domain-containing protein, translated as MTVGPGNELYSGFGHSVLWITDPVQGIDRAYNYGTFAFETGNFYIKFLRGTLPYSVSVSPLHYQTDYWASENRSIKEEVLNLSPGQKQKLYNFLENNYLPQNRYYAYKFFFDNCSTRMVTALKAACGDSLNFPGYTHEKLSFRQWIDRYAYEQNPWADFGMDLAIGAPSDEIATAEQATFLPDNLSTAFRDSKIKVGTRTLPLVGSSRNIFVAQPITGKIWLTPMITFWALAALVLLFTFWQIKYEKVNFTLDKILFSICGVMGWFILLLWFGTNHGVTAFNYDILWAFPLWLPLILFISPQQKPAWFPFLLIFYGFLLLCATGNLAKHNLVIIPILLTLIIRVYYMNNSLSKIPQKG; from the coding sequence ATCACAGTCGGGCCAGGAAACGAATTATATTCCGGGTTCGGCCATAGCGTACTTTGGATTACTGATCCGGTTCAGGGAATTGACAGAGCATATAATTATGGAACGTTCGCTTTTGAAACCGGTAATTTTTATATAAAATTTTTGAGGGGGACTCTGCCATATTCTGTCTCAGTAAGTCCGCTTCATTATCAAACGGATTATTGGGCTTCTGAAAACAGATCCATTAAAGAAGAGGTTCTAAATTTATCACCGGGCCAAAAGCAGAAGCTATATAATTTCCTTGAAAACAATTATTTGCCTCAAAACAGATATTATGCGTACAAATTCTTTTTTGATAATTGCTCAACAAGGATGGTCACTGCATTAAAGGCAGCATGCGGCGACAGTCTGAATTTCCCTGGTTACACGCATGAAAAACTGAGTTTCAGGCAATGGATCGACCGTTATGCTTACGAACAAAATCCATGGGCCGATTTTGGCATGGATCTGGCAATAGGTGCACCATCGGATGAAATTGCGACTGCAGAACAGGCTACATTTTTACCTGATAATCTGAGTACTGCATTCAGGGATTCTAAAATAAAAGTTGGAACCCGGACTTTGCCCTTAGTAGGGTCAAGCCGTAATATATTCGTGGCACAACCTATTACCGGTAAAATATGGCTCACGCCAATGATCACGTTCTGGGCATTGGCAGCATTGGTTTTGTTATTCACTTTTTGGCAGATCAAGTATGAGAAAGTCAATTTTACTCTGGATAAGATCCTGTTCAGTATCTGCGGGGTAATGGGCTGGTTTATCCTGTTATTATGGTTCGGAACCAATCATGGTGTTACGGCATTTAATTACGATATTTTGTGGGCTTTCCCGCTGTGGCTGCCGCTTATTTTATTTATTTCTCCACAGCAAAAACCCGCGTGGTTTCCATTCTTATTGATATTTTACGGATTTCTTTTACTTTGTGCAACCGGAAATCTTGCCAAACATAATCTCGTGATTATTCCTATTTTACTGACATTGATCATCCGCGTTTATTACATGAATAATTCACTTTCTAAAATCCCGCAAAAAGGATAA
- a CDS encoding inositol monophosphatase family protein, with translation MNLELLTQQTVEIVRKASLFIQQEAALFSRDRIEYKDLNNLVSYVDKEAEKLLVQALSEILPEASFITEEGTTGQEPDPLALNWIIDPLDGTTNFIHGLPVYCVSVGLARGKEPLVGVIHQPSTDEMFYGWQGGGAWCNGIQMHVSKVPVLQESLIATGFPYYKFEKQKRYMYILELLMQKTHGLRRMGAAAVDLAYVAAGRFDGFYEYNLNSWDMAAGVLLIKEAGGTVTDFNGGDNYLFGGDIIAAAGAHKELMELIRENF, from the coding sequence ATGAATCTTGAACTGCTAACTCAACAAACGGTAGAAATCGTTAGAAAAGCTTCCTTATTTATTCAGCAGGAAGCGGCACTTTTTTCCCGTGACAGAATTGAATATAAAGATCTGAATAATCTGGTGTCTTATGTCGACAAAGAGGCTGAAAAGCTCCTGGTTCAGGCACTGAGTGAGATTTTGCCGGAAGCAAGTTTTATTACCGAAGAAGGAACGACCGGACAGGAACCAGATCCGTTAGCACTAAACTGGATTATTGATCCTTTGGACGGCACAACAAATTTCATTCACGGCCTACCCGTTTATTGTGTAAGTGTAGGTTTGGCAAGAGGAAAAGAACCACTCGTTGGCGTGATCCATCAGCCAAGTACGGACGAAATGTTTTACGGCTGGCAAGGTGGCGGCGCATGGTGTAATGGAATTCAAATGCATGTATCCAAAGTACCTGTTTTACAGGAAAGCCTGATAGCAACCGGTTTTCCATACTACAAATTTGAAAAGCAAAAACGCTACATGTATATTCTGGAACTGCTGATGCAAAAAACGCATGGGCTCAGACGTATGGGGGCAGCAGCAGTGGATCTGGCATATGTAGCAGCCGGCCGGTTCGACGGCTTTTATGAATACAACCTCAACTCCTGGGATATGGCTGCGGGTGTATTACTGATCAAAGAAGCAGGTGGAACTGTTACTGATTTCAATGGCGGGGATAATTATCTTTTTGGAGGCGATATCATCGCAGCAGCAGGCGCACACAAAGAATTGATGGAGCTGATACGTGAGAATTTTTAA
- a CDS encoding YfiT family bacillithiol transferase translates to MLCLLKFINLLGGWDEDKINTPYRPDGWTIRQLVHHVADSHINAYTRFRLALTEDNPTIKPYKEDLWAELPDAKAAQVELSLQLIRYVHLRWVLLLNSMNETDLARTYVHPEAEKIFRLDTVIANYAWHSEHHYQQAFQLAARNNW, encoded by the coding sequence GTGCTTTGCCTTCTGAAATTCATTAATCTGCTGGGAGGATGGGATGAAGACAAAATTAACACGCCTTACAGGCCGGATGGCTGGACGATACGGCAGCTGGTACATCATGTTGCAGATAGCCATATTAATGCTTACACCCGTTTCAGACTCGCTTTAACAGAAGATAATCCTACTATCAAGCCCTATAAAGAAGATCTTTGGGCAGAACTTCCTGATGCCAAAGCGGCTCAGGTTGAATTATCCCTGCAACTGATCCGCTATGTTCATTTGCGTTGGGTATTGTTATTAAATTCCATGAATGAAACCGATCTGGCAAGAACATATGTGCATCCCGAAGCAGAAAAGATTTTCAGGCTGGATACAGTCATAGCAAACTATGCATGGCACAGCGAACATCATTATCAGCAGGCATTCCAGCTAGCGGCCAGGAACAATTGGTAA
- a CDS encoding FeoB-associated Cys-rich membrane protein, whose product MMLQQIIVIILFLAAAGYMGWKLWKSINSRNAGGCAKGCGCAADKASSVKA is encoded by the coding sequence ATGATGTTACAACAGATTATAGTGATTATTCTTTTCCTTGCAGCTGCCGGTTACATGGGGTGGAAATTATGGAAATCGATTAATAGCCGAAATGCCGGCGGATGTGCAAAAGGATGCGGCTGTGCAGCGGATAAGGCAAGTTCTGTGAAAGCCTGA
- the acs gene encoding acetate--CoA ligase, giving the protein MRIKTFEEYQVAYKQSVDDPEGFWAEVAQQFTWRKPWKKVLSWDFSEANTKWFEGGEMNITENALDRHLETKGDQVAILWEPNDPEDVSVSITYKMLFDQVCRFANVLKKHGIKKGDRVCIYLPMVPELTVAVLACARIGAIHSVVFGGFSAKSIADRINDSSCTMVITSDGAFRGNKVIPMKETVDNALELCSTVENVIVMTRTRTPVSMLKGRDLWWEDEVKLVDSVCAAEPMDAEDTLFILYTSGSTGKPKGVVHTCGGYMIYATYTFANVFQYEPGEIHFCTADIGWITGHSYIVYGPLCYGATSVIFEGVPTYPDAGRMWQIVAKHKVNILYTAPTAIRSLMSFGLQYVKDHDLSSLTKLGSVGEPINEEAWHWFKHNIGHDHCPLVDTWWQTETGGIMITALAGVTPEKPTYATLPLPGIQPVLVDEAGNIIEGNDVSGNLCIKFPWPGIIRTTYGDHERCKQTYFSAYKGMYFTGDGCLRDENGFYRITGRVDDVLNVSGHRIGTAEVENAINMHLGVVESAVVGYPHDIKGQGIYAYIITDNRHGDAEMFRKDIAATVSRIIGPIAKPDKIQFVSGLPKTRSGKIMRRILRKISEGDVANLGDTSTLLDPSVVEDIKKGAL; this is encoded by the coding sequence ATGAGAATTAAGACCTTTGAAGAGTATCAGGTTGCCTACAAACAAAGTGTAGACGATCCCGAAGGTTTCTGGGCCGAAGTAGCCCAACAATTTACATGGCGCAAACCATGGAAAAAAGTCCTAAGCTGGGACTTCAGTGAAGCAAATACGAAATGGTTTGAAGGAGGTGAAATGAATATCACCGAAAATGCCCTGGATCGCCATCTTGAAACAAAAGGCGATCAGGTTGCTATTTTATGGGAGCCTAATGATCCCGAAGACGTCTCCGTAAGTATAACCTATAAGATGCTTTTCGACCAGGTTTGCCGCTTTGCCAATGTTTTAAAAAAACATGGCATTAAAAAAGGTGACCGGGTCTGCATTTATCTGCCGATGGTTCCTGAATTGACTGTTGCTGTACTTGCCTGTGCAAGGATAGGAGCGATACATTCTGTTGTTTTTGGTGGATTTTCGGCAAAATCGATAGCTGACCGGATCAACGATTCCTCTTGTACGATGGTAATTACATCTGATGGTGCTTTCCGTGGAAACAAGGTTATCCCAATGAAAGAAACGGTGGATAACGCACTGGAACTTTGTTCAACGGTGGAAAACGTAATTGTAATGACGCGTACTCGTACGCCGGTTTCTATGCTTAAGGGAAGAGATCTCTGGTGGGAAGATGAGGTGAAACTGGTGGATTCTGTATGTGCAGCCGAGCCAATGGATGCCGAAGACACTCTTTTTATTTTATATACTTCCGGATCAACCGGCAAGCCAAAAGGTGTGGTGCATACCTGCGGCGGATACATGATTTATGCAACTTATACATTTGCGAATGTATTTCAGTATGAGCCGGGAGAAATCCATTTTTGTACAGCAGATATCGGATGGATTACCGGCCACAGTTATATCGTTTATGGCCCATTGTGTTATGGAGCTACTTCTGTTATTTTTGAAGGTGTCCCAACTTACCCGGATGCCGGCCGCATGTGGCAGATTGTTGCAAAACACAAAGTGAATATCCTATACACGGCGCCTACGGCCATTCGCTCATTGATGAGTTTTGGTTTACAATATGTAAAAGATCACGATTTGTCATCACTGACAAAATTGGGTTCCGTTGGCGAACCGATTAATGAAGAAGCGTGGCACTGGTTCAAGCATAACATTGGCCATGATCATTGTCCTCTTGTTGATACATGGTGGCAGACCGAAACTGGTGGAATTATGATAACCGCGCTTGCCGGTGTTACACCGGAAAAGCCAACTTATGCAACATTGCCTCTGCCAGGAATCCAGCCTGTATTGGTGGATGAAGCCGGAAATATTATCGAAGGAAACGACGTAAGCGGAAACCTGTGCATCAAATTCCCATGGCCTGGAATAATCCGTACGACGTATGGCGATCATGAAAGATGCAAGCAGACGTATTTTTCTGCATACAAAGGCATGTATTTTACTGGTGATGGTTGCCTTCGCGACGAAAACGGATTTTATCGGATTACTGGTCGTGTGGATGATGTACTGAACGTGTCGGGCCATAGAATTGGTACTGCCGAGGTGGAAAATGCAATTAATATGCACCTTGGGGTAGTGGAATCTGCTGTTGTGGGCTATCCTCACGACATTAAGGGGCAAGGAATTTATGCTTATATTATTACGGATAACAGACACGGCGATGCAGAAATGTTCCGAAAAGATATAGCTGCCACGGTTTCACGTATTATCGGGCCTATTGCAAAACCGGACAAAATTCAGTTTGTATCAGGTTTACCTAAAACGCGTTCAGGAAAGATTATGCGACGGATTTTGCGTAAAATATCGGAAGGAGACGTGGCTAATCTGGGTGATACGTCTACGCTTCTTGACCCTTCCGTTGTAGAAGATATTAAAAAAGGGGCGCTATAA
- a CDS encoding THUMP-like domain-containing protein, with product MDASLLQNDRNTIGFDDTELAFIRQHKQDDVNQLILKSGQFKGIDVKKLAGQILSRQKALKKLPEWSANDALIFPPALSVEQCSSEATARYKSGIISGKSLIDITGGMGVDSYYLSKNFGKTQYYEQQEEVAETAAYNFKILQAENIEVHQVDSLAALEKVNIQANWIYADPARRGLNKEKVVRLSDCTPDIVANLDLLLKTAPDILLKTSPLLDIDLAVKELKYVKEVHITGYDNECKELLFHISRDHHSNDFLLKVRILNSAGVVLQSLDFNRNTERNSEISYSYPLSYLYEPHAAVLKAGAFKIPGSLYQVKKLAASSHLYTSDKHIINFPGRTFEIIGVCKPDIQEILTYIKENKANLTLRNFPAKIHDLRKKWRLKDGGDFYLFATTLSDNKKVIIITKKIEK from the coding sequence ATGGATGCCTCTTTACTACAAAATGACAGGAATACGATTGGTTTTGACGATACTGAACTCGCTTTTATCAGACAGCATAAACAGGACGATGTCAATCAGCTTATTTTAAAATCCGGCCAGTTTAAAGGGATTGATGTAAAAAAACTTGCAGGCCAGATCTTATCCAGACAAAAAGCTTTAAAAAAACTTCCGGAATGGTCTGCTAATGATGCGTTAATTTTCCCACCGGCTCTTTCTGTTGAGCAATGTTCATCCGAAGCAACCGCACGTTACAAGTCGGGTATCATTTCAGGAAAATCGCTTATTGATATTACCGGCGGAATGGGTGTTGACAGTTATTACCTGAGCAAAAACTTTGGTAAAACGCAATATTATGAACAGCAGGAAGAAGTAGCTGAAACGGCTGCTTATAATTTTAAAATACTTCAGGCTGAAAATATCGAAGTTCATCAGGTTGATTCGCTTGCTGCTCTGGAGAAAGTCAATATACAGGCCAATTGGATTTACGCCGATCCTGCCAGAAGGGGTTTGAATAAAGAAAAAGTTGTAAGGTTGTCAGACTGCACGCCGGATATTGTTGCCAATCTGGATTTATTACTCAAAACCGCCCCTGACATCCTTCTCAAAACCTCCCCTTTGCTGGATATAGATCTGGCAGTGAAAGAATTGAAATATGTAAAAGAGGTTCATATAACCGGTTATGATAACGAGTGTAAAGAACTCCTCTTTCATATCAGCCGCGACCATCATTCAAATGATTTTCTACTAAAAGTACGCATTCTGAATTCGGCGGGCGTTGTATTGCAATCGCTGGATTTCAACAGAAATACGGAGCGAAACTCAGAAATAAGCTACTCTTATCCGCTTTCCTATTTATATGAACCACATGCCGCTGTTTTGAAAGCAGGTGCGTTTAAGATTCCGGGATCGCTTTATCAGGTAAAAAAACTGGCAGCAAGCAGCCATTTATACACTTCTGACAAGCATATTATTAATTTCCCCGGACGAACTTTTGAAATCATTGGTGTTTGCAAGCCTGACATTCAGGAAATACTTACTTATATTAAAGAAAATAAAGCAAATCTGACTTTGCGAAATTTCCCCGCTAAAATTCATGACCTGCGCAAAAAATGGCGTCTAAAAGACGGTGGTGATTTTTATCTTTTTGCAACCACTCTTTCCGACAATAAAAAAGTAATTATTATTACTAAAAAAATTGAAAAGTAG
- a CDS encoding ArsC family reductase, whose protein sequence is MFTVYGIPNCNTVKKARTWLEQNGVEYSFHDYKKKGISPEKIQDWFKKFPWEKLVNKAGTTWKALTDEEKVLVQNEKSAIELMVTKTSVIKRPVIEDENGNAVALGFSEKEYEEIFL, encoded by the coding sequence ATGTTTACCGTATACGGAATACCGAATTGCAATACTGTTAAAAAAGCGCGTACCTGGCTTGAACAAAACGGAGTAGAATATAGCTTTCATGATTATAAAAAGAAGGGTATTTCACCGGAAAAAATCCAGGATTGGTTTAAAAAATTTCCCTGGGAAAAACTCGTGAACAAAGCTGGTACAACCTGGAAAGCATTAACGGATGAAGAAAAAGTACTGGTCCAAAATGAAAAATCTGCGATAGAGCTGATGGTAACGAAAACATCAGTTATCAAACGGCCGGTGATTGAAGATGAGAATGGAAACGCTGTTGCCCTTGGATTTTCTGAAAAAGAATATGAAGAGATTTTTCTCTGA